The proteins below come from a single Chrysoperla carnea chromosome 1, inChrCarn1.1, whole genome shotgun sequence genomic window:
- the LOC123305253 gene encoding GRIP and coiled-coil domain-containing protein PFC0235w-like, with the protein MQIFGTNFARCLLCKKTVNENVYKHVLGFQHQSNLFDSVYIEMLNRFYVGWSELPISYRVNEIFFLPHTQGQTKCCICNVFIGYRELINHINGKSHQSKIPVEFIQLESKDGKENPDVKCDICKVVVNRKQLEDHNNGRNHKNNLSGQLNLHQSNHGEKKLTDILVEYDGCKIVVSQKEDLTNNLIPCDICNILVSRNKLEQHNIEKSHQKNVSQLNPNHSNLIIDKITDNSVKCDICNIVVSRKGLEEHNNGKNHKKNLSGQLDQHQSNQGEKKLTDVLIECDICKVVVTRKEIEEHNNGKDHQKNLSGQFHLDQLSHGGKKLTSISSECNDCNIAVSRKELEEHNIVRNDQKKLNQSNVEGEKLAGNSVKCDICNIVVERKELEDHNSGRNHQKNLYLLNSINSNLGIENLIDNSFKCDICNMVISCSSNNLQKKLIEHINGKNHQKNVHQMNFNKPVDTDRCGVVSQKELEEQKNGKTHQLNLQQLNLNQTNLPVQEMIDKFVQCDICNIIVGRKVLEEHNNGRNHQKNLKQLNIKQQSLVVEKLNDNLVKCDICNVVVGRKELEEHNNGRNHKTNLKQLNMNQPNLAVEKLNDNLVKCKICDIEVGQKNLEEHNNGRNHKTNLKQFKCDICGIKLSRQDLKAHNNGRKHQKNLKQLNMNQESLVVEKLNDNSVKCDSCNVVVGRKELEQHNNGRNHKMNLIKLYMNQQNLAVEKLNDNLVKCKICDIEVGIKNLKEHNNGINHKTNLKQLNMNQESLVVEKLNDNLVKCKICDIEVGIKNLKEHNNGINHKTNLKQLNMNQESLVVEKLNDNLVKCKICDIEVGIKNLKEHNNGINHKTNLKQLNMNQESLVVEKLNDNLVKCKICDIEVGIKNLKEHNNGINHKTNLILLNNNLVKCDICDIKLSRQDLKGHNNGKKHQKNLSKLNPRESDHAKEKSQKKCIPDFKFALLTYYPVHLLQKMRKYEGKIYRNIQMISESNYRCLLCKMFVDNLDEHISKSDHLKLLSEKDLILSVNKFHNSWASIDNCLQFQQRYFFPASETMISCILCAENISYSKLVAHLQFPEHSLNGLEISDSVTSFNLSNNTINLINQTNETVNTSTESITLKNQTHETVNSSIKSMNLINKTNETLNSSTESINLINQTNETLNSSTTAVNVINQIKETLNSSTKAVNVINQTNETLNSSTESINLINQINETLNSSTESINLINQTNETVNSSTKAINVINQTNDMLNSSTESINLINQTNETLNSSTESINLISQTDETVNSSTKAVNVINQTNETLNSSTESINLINQINETLNSSTESINLINQTNETVNSSAKAVNVINQTNETLNSSTESINLINQINETLNSSTTAVNVINQTNETVNSSTKAVNVINQTNETLNSNTKSINLIINQTKRTLNSSTKSTNLSFNLGADNESDSSEYFTVSDESDTESQEVDNSS; encoded by the exons atgcaGATTTTTGGTACAAATTTTGCACGATGTCTTTTATGCAAGAAAACAGTAAATGAAAATGTGTATAAACATGTTTTGGGTTTTCAACatcaatcaaatttatttgattcaGTATATATTGAAATGTTGAATAGGTTTTATGTCGGATGGAGTGAACTTCCTATCTCATATCGAGTAAATGAAATCTTTTTTCTACCCCACACTCAAGGGCAGACTAAATGTTGTATTTGTAATGTATTTATTGGATATCGAGAACTAATTAATCACATAAATGGAAAGAGCCATCAGAGCAAAATTCCTGTTGAATTTATACAATTAGAATCAAAAGATGGAAAAGAAAATCCAGATGTTAAGTGTGATATCTGCAAAGTTGTAGTTAACCGAAAGCAGCTTGAAGACCATAATAATGgaagaaatcataaaaataatttatccgGCCAATTGAATCTGCATCAATCAAATCATGGAGAAAAGAAATTAACAGATATTTTAGTTGAATATGATGGATGTAAAATTGTTGTTTCACAAAAAGAAGATTTAACCAATAATCTAATTCCGTGCGATATCTGCAATATTTTAGTTTCACGAAATAAACTAGAACagcataatattgaaaaaagtcaTCAAAAAAATGTCTCTCAATTAAATCCGaatcattcaaatttaataatagataaaataactGACAATTCTGTTAAATGTGATATCTGTAATATTGTAGTTTCACGAAAAGGCTTAGAAGAGCATAATAatggaaaaaatcacaaaaagaaTTTGTCAGGTCAGTTAGATCAGCATCAATCAAATCAGGGAGAAAAGAAATTAACTGATGTTTTGATTGAATGTGATATCTGCAAAGTTGTAGTTACCCGAAAAGAAATAGAAGAGCACAATAATGGGAAAGACCATCAAAAGAACTTATCTGGTCAATTTCATCTCGATCAATTAAGTCATGGAGGGAAGAAATTAACTAGTATTTCGAGTGAGTGTAATGATTGCAATATTGCAGTTTCTCGAAAAGAACTTGAAGAACACAATATTGTGCGAAATgatcaaaagaaattaaatcaatcaaatgtTGAAGGAGAAAAATTGGCAGGTAATTCAGTCAAGTGTGATATCTGTAATATTGTAGTTGAGCGAAAAGAATTAGAGGATCATAATAGTGGGAGAAATCATCAAAAgaatttatacttattaaattCGATTAATTCAAATCTTGGTATAGAAAACTTGAtagataattcttttaaatgtgATATCTGTAATATGGTGATATCATGTTCAtctaacaatttacaaaaaaagttaatagagcatattaatggaaaaaatcatcaaaaaaatgtacatcaaatgaattttaataaacctgTGGATACTGATAGGTGTGGAGTTGTTTCACAAAAAGAGCTAGAAGAACAGAAAAACGGAAAAACCCACCAATTGAATTTACAACAATTAAATCTAAATCAAACAAATCTTCCAGTGCAAGAAATGATCGATAAGTTTGTTCAGTGTGATATCTGCAATATTATAGTCGGGCGAAAAGTGCTCGAGGAGCATAATAATGGGAGAAATCatcaaaagaatttaaaacaattaaatataaaacaacaaaGTCTTGTAGTAGAAAAATTGAACGATAATTTAGTTAAATGTGATATCTGCAACGTTGTAGTTGGGCGAAAAGAGTTAGAGGAGCATAATAATGGGAGAAATCATAAAacgaatttaaaacaattaaatatgaatCAACCAAATCTTGCTGTAGAAAAATTGAACGATAATTTAGTTAAGTGTAAAATCTGCGATATTGAAGTTGGACAAAAAAACCTAGAGGAGCATAATAATGGGAGAAACCATAAAacgaatttaaaacaatttaagtgTGATATCTGCGGTATTAAACTTTCACGTCAAGATCTTAAAGCGCATAATAATGGGAGAAAACatcaaaagaatttaaaacaattaaatatgaaCCAAGAAAGTCTTGTAGTAGAAAAATTGAACGATAATTCAGTTAAGTGTGATAGCTGCAACGTTGTAGTTGGGCGAAAAGAATTAGAGCAGCATAATAATGGGAGAAaccataaaatgaatttaataaaattatatatgaatcaACAAAATCTTGCTGTAGAAAAATTGAACGATAATTTAGTAAAGTGTAAAATCTGCGATATTGAAGTTGGAATAAAAAACCTAAAGGAGCATAATAATGGGATAAACCATAAAacgaatttaaaacaattaaatatgaaCCAAGAAAGTCTTGTAGTAGAAAAATTGAACGATAATTTAGTAAAGTGTAAAATCTGCGATATTGAAGTTGGAATAAAAAACCTAAAGGAGCATAATAATGGGATAAACCATAAAacgaatttaaaacaattaaatatgaaCCAAGAAAGTCTTGTAGTAGAAAAATTGAACGATAATTTAGTAAAGTGTAAAATCTGCGATATTGAAGTTGGAATAAAAAACCTAAAGGAGCATAATAATGGGATAAACCATAAAacgaatttaaaacaattaaatatgaaCCAAGAAAGTCTTGTAGTAGAAAAATTGAACGATAAtttagtaaaatgtaaaatctGCGATATTGAAGTTGGAATAAAAAACCTAAAGGAGCATAATAATGGGATAAACCATAAAACGaatttaatact attgaacaataattTAGTTAAGTGTGATATCTGCGATATTAAACTTTCACGTCAAGATCTTAAAGGGCATAATAATGGGAAAAAACATCAAAAGAATTTGTCCAAATTAAATCCTAGAGAATCAGATCATGCAAaagaaaaatctcaaaaaaagtGTATTCCGGATTTTAAATTTGCTTTGCTTACATACTACCCAgtacatttattacaaaaaatgcgTAAATATGAAggtaaaatttatcgaaatataCAAATGATAAGTGAATCGAATTATCGATGTCTATTATGTAAAATGTTCGTGGATAATTTAGATGAACATATCTCAAAATCTgatcatttaaaattgttatccgAAAAAGATTTGATATTATCTGTgaacaaatttcataattcatgGGCAAGTATTGATAACTGTTTACAATTTCAACAGAGATATTTTTTTCCAGCCAGTGAAACAATGATATCTTGTATCTTATGTGCAGAGAATATCAGTTACAGCAAACTTGTCGCTCATTTACAATTTCCGGAGCATAGTTTAAATGGATTGGAAATATCTGATTCAGTTAcatcatttaatttaagtaataatacaataaatttaataaatcaaactaATGAAACGGTAAATACAAGTACTGAatcaataactttaaaaaatcaaactcaTGAAACGGTAAATTCAAGTATCAAATCGATgaacttaattaataaaactaatgaAACGCTAAATTCAAGTACCGAATCGATAAACTTAATAAACCAAACTAATGAAACGCTAAATTCAAGTACCACGGCggtaaatgtaataaatcaaattaaagaaaCGCTAAATTCAAGTACCAAGGCggtaaatgtaataaatcaaACTAATGAAACGCTAAATTCAAGTACTGAATCGATAAacttaataaatcaaattaatgaaACGCTAAATTCAAGTACTGAATCGATAAACTTAATAAACCAAACTAATGAAACGGTAAATTCAAGTACCAAGGcgataaatgtaataaatcaaACTAATGATATGCTAAATTCAAGTACTGAATCGATAAACTTAATAAACCAAACTAATGAAACGCTAAATTCAAGTACCGAATCGATAAACTTAATAAGCCAAACTGATGAAACGGTAAATTCAAGTACCAAGGCggtaaatgtaataaatcaaACTAATGAAACGCTAAATTCAAGTACTGAATCGATAAACTTAATAAACCAAATTAATGAAACGCTAAATTCAAGTACTGAATCGATAAACTTAATAAACCAAACTAATGAAACGGTAAATTCAAGTGCCAAGgctgtaaatgtaataaatcaaACTAATGAAACGCTAAATTCAAGTACTGAATCGATAAACTTAATAAACCAAATTAATGAAACGCTAAATTCAAGTACCACGGCGGTAAATGTAATAAACCAAACTAATGAAACGGTAAATTCAAGTACCAAGgctgtaaatgtaataaatcaaACTAATGAAACGCTAAATTCAAAtactaaatcaataaatttaataattaatcaaactaAAAGAACGCTAAATTCAAGTACCAAATCgacaaatttaagttttaatttaggTGCAGATAATGAATCAGATTCGAGTGAATATTTTACTGTGAGTGATGAAAGTGATACTGAGTCTCAGGAAGTGGATAATTCATCTTAG
- the LOC123305336 gene encoding vesicular inhibitory amino acid transporter gives MAQIGGFRVPPFKAALNVAWQTVRQTLPDKNRVGAENSTERLPPERVRFAAPNDQPMTTGGSFDQTEMSNFNPQQMQQQPVHSSNPFNPFLPQNNIAEDSFTQGYQQSDNAFPAPVRQGSVGSQFGSGSESSFGGAEGGKSNIKINEWQAAWNVTNAIQGMFIVSLPFAVLRGGYWAIVAMIGIAYICCYTGKILVECLYEFDPQTGRQIRVRNSYVSIAKECFGPKYGARAVSIAQIIELLMTCILYVVVCGDLMVGTFPTGSIDTRSWMMLTGIFLIPLGFLKSLQSVSLLSFWCTMSHLFINAIILGYCLLEISDWGWSKVKWSFDFENFPISLGVIVFSYTSQIFLPTLEGNMEDPSKFAWMLDWSHIAAAIFKSLFGYVCFLTFQNDTQQVITNNLHSAGFKGLVNFCLVIKAILSYPLPYYAACELLERAFFRGKPKTPFPTIWALDGELKVWGLAWKLGVILFTILMAVFIPHFSILMGFIGSFTGTMLSFIWPCYFHLKLKGSTLDQKTVLYDYFIISLGVLFGVIGVYDSGTALVKAFEIGLPF, from the exons atgGCACAAATTGGTGGTTTTCGTGTACCCCCATTTAAGGCTGCGCTAAATGTAGCATGGCAAACAGTTCGACAAACTTTACCGGATAAAAATCGTGTTGGTGCAGAGAATTCAACAGAACGTTTACCACCAGAGCGGGTACGTTTTGCTGCACCAAATGATCAACCAATGACCACTGGTGGATCATTCGATCAAACAGAAATGTCGAATTTTAATCCACAACAAATGCAACAACAACCAGTACATTCCTCAAATCCATTTAATCCATTTTTACCACAAAATAATATTGCCGAAGATAGTTTTACTCAAGGTTATCAACAAAGTGATAATGCATTTCCGGCACCAGTACGTCAAGGTTCAGTTGGATCACAGTTTGGCAGTGGTTCAGAGAGTAGTTTTGGCGGTGCTGAAGGTGGAAAAtcgaatatcaaaattaatgaatggcaAGCTGCCTGGAATGTTACAAATGCTATTcag GGTATGTTCATTGTATCACTACCATTTGCCGTGCTACGTGGTGGCTATTGGGCAATTGTTGCTATGATTGGTATTGCATATATTTGCTGTTACACTGGGAAAATTCTGGTCGAATGTTTATATGAATTTGATCCACAAACTGGACGACAAATACGTGTACGAAATTCATACGTTAGTATTGCCAAAGAATGTTTTGGCCCAAAATATGGCGCACGTGCTGTGAGTATCGCTCAAATAATTGAATTGTTAATGACATGCATATTATATGTGGTCGTATGTGGTGACCTAATGGTTGGTACATTCCCAACAGGAAGTATCGATACAAGATCATGGATGATGCTAActggtatatttttaattccattAGGCTTTCTCAAATCTTTACAATCTGTTTCATTACTATCATTTTGGTGTACAATGagtcatttatttatcaatgcaATCATTTTGGGCTATTGTTTATTAGAAATATCTGATTGGGGTTGGAGTAAAGTCAAATGgagttttgattttgaaaattttccaatatcaTTAGGTGTGATTGTATTCTCATACacatcacaaatatttttaccaaCGTTGGAAGGTAATATGGAGGATCCAAGTAAATTTGCTTGGATGTTAGATTGGTCACATATTGCAGCCGCcatatttaaatcattatttggttatgtatgttttttaacatttcaaaatGATACCCAACAAGTTATTACTAATAATTTACATTCAGCTGGTTTTAAAGgtttagttaatttttgtttagtaaTCAAAGCAATATTAAGTTATCCATTACCATATTATGCAGCTTGTGAGTTATTAGAACGTGCTTTCTTTCGCGGCAAACCGAAAACACCATTCCCAACAATATGGGCATTAGATGGGGAATTAAAAGTATGGGGTTTAGCATGGAAATTAGgtgttattttgtttacaattttaatggcCGTATTTATACCACATTTCTCAATATTAATGGGTTTCATTGGAAGTTTTACTGGTACAATGTTAAGTTTTATATGGccatgttattttcatttaaaattaaagggTAGTACTCTTGatcaaaaaactgttttatatgattattttattatcagtttGGGTGTACTGTTCGGTGTTATTGGGGTATACGATTCTGGTACGGCATTGGTTAAAGCATTTGAAATTGGAttgcctttttaa
- the LOC123305179 gene encoding zinc finger imprinted 3-like, producing the protein MGTRPKPTEHMATSKDEAPNRRQVAENVCDETILHTGNVGPQPSQQQQHPQQQNIQEQQQYNPQIQHHIDIGQRIVQQQQLYERTSTVHPPGSSSISSSSTGVGSADIGGSSVQHYIQQPKQIYLHIPVETTSTNIVDSSKIVPKLIRIQQDLYQKQLQQTAYDQQPGPSGLQQQTSYKKQPKSRSKSIQCEICQKFFLNITKLQAHIKSTHQHDDTASTSSDNSSMQFSCEHCNKNFSSKFKLVRHVLIHSDRRQFSCTVCERTFHRKDHLKNHIKVHSPTKKIYTCDREHCKKEYTSALSFKKHLAIHFAEEGHLDCKICSKKFDTKSEILYHLKIHAGSRTIKNPNEKKFRCDFCERKFFTRKDVRRHLVVHTGRRDFLCQFCPQRFGRKDHLVRHIKKSHSTEELNVKKESTDFDTSLIKVEQNYEMLGQKPSTSSSYSLKKEIDPNIIKIEQNYELLRSSTQAPTYFTDTSSTSKVIKTETTIIPQIYTPEHEYPSFLDTTQQTNIYPENFTTFANLNPILTSTADMLIEEHQHQPEDDIGIDLDQTARDAILEHNFNLDDSSVLHDPDLLELISENDLIMSSNDDEDSKPLPGFSQAFQNPPQKD; encoded by the coding sequence ATGGGGACACGTCCTAAGCCCACTGAGCATATGGCGACATCGAAAGATGAGGCCCCAAACAGACGTCAGGTAGCAGAAAATGTGTGTGATGAAACAATTCTTCACACAGGAAATGTAGGCCCACAACCATCTCAACAACAGCAACATCCACAGCAACAAAATATCCAAGAACAACAGCAATATAATCCACAGATTCAGCATCATATAGACATCGGTCAAAGAATAGTTCAGCAGCAACAATTATATGAGAGGACAAGCACGGTACACCCACCTGGATCGAGTAGTATTAGTTCATCTTCCACTGGAGTTGGAAGCGCTGATATAGGTGGAAGTAGCGTTCAACATTACATTCAACaaccaaaacaaatttatttacatatacctGTAGAAACGACATCGACAAATATAGTAGATAGCTCAAAAATAGTGCCAAAATTAATACGAATCCAACAAgatttatatcaaaaacaattacAGCAAACAGCATACGATCAACAACCTGGTCCAAGTGGCTTACAACAACAAACATCGTACAAGAAACAGCCAAAATCACGTTCAAAATCAATCCAATGtgaaatatgccaaaaattttttttaaacataacaaAGTTACAAGCACATATCAAATCAACACACCAGCACGATGATACAGCATCAACGAGTTCCGATAACAGTTCAATGCAATTCTCCTGTGAGcattgtaacaaaaattttagttcaaaatttaaattagtccGACATGTATTGATACATTCAGATCGACGACAATTCTCGTGTACGGTATGCGAACGAACATTTCATCGTAAAGACCAtcttaaaaatcatattaaagtaCACAgtcctacaaaaaaaatttacacgtGTGATCGCGAGCATTGTAAAAAGGAATACACATCTGCActcagttttaaaaaacatttagctATACATTTCGCTGAAGAGGGTCACCTAGATTGTAAGATATGttcgaaaaaatttgatacGAAATCAGAGATATTGTATCACTTAAAAATACATGCTGGATCGCGTACAATTAAAAATCCGAATGAGAAGAAATTTCGTTGTGATTtttgtgaaagaaaattttttacgcGGAAAGATGTACGACGGCATTTAGTTGTGCATACTGGACGACGTGattttttatgtcaattttGTCCACAACGTTTTGGGCGTAAAGATCATCTAGTACGACATATTAAAAAATCCCATTCCACAGAGGAATTAAATGTTAAGAAGGAAAGCACAGATTTTGATACGAGTTTAATTAAAGTGgaacaaaattatgaaatgttaggACAAAAACCATCAACCAGTAGtagttattctttaaaaaaggaaattgatccgaatattataaaaattgaacaaaactaCGAATTATTGCGAAGTAGTACCCAAGCACCGACATATTTTACGGATACATCATCAACAAGTAAAGTTATTAAAACAGAAACTACTATAATTCCACAAATTTATACACCAGAACATGAATATCCTAGTTTCCTGGATACGAcgcaacaaacaaacatatatccAGAGAATTTTACAACATTTGCAAATTTAAATCCGATATTAACATCTACGGCGGATATGCTAATTGAAGAACATCAGCATCAACCAGAAGATGATATCGGTATTGATCTAGATCAAACTGCACGAGATGCAATTCTCGAACATAATTTTAACTTAGATGATAGTTCGGTGTTACATGATCCCGatttattagaattaatttccgaaaatgatttaataatgtCATCCAACGACGACGAAGATTCAAAACCCTTACCAGGATTTAGCCAAGCATTTCAAAATCCACCACAAAAAGATTAA
- the LOC123302106 gene encoding mitogen-activated protein kinase 15-like, which produces MRESRQLRKMSRRIHRKTITDILQIKTFQPRSERIVASNVILAPVNLFLCCFGYKKQKKNYLKCTSFKLRKAEIIQNKKTQGDSLNLKLVKMPDKQNNKTKMDKMSEIDEHIQKRFDIRRRLGKGAYGIVWKAVDRKTKRVVAIKKIFDAFRNQIDSQRTFREIMFLQAFTEHPNIIKLYSIHRAGNNRDIYLGFEYMETDLHNVIKKQHLLKDIHMRYIMYQLFKAIKYIHSGNVIHRDLKPSNILLNSACHCKIADFGLARSVSSTSDSPNSDPRLTDYVATRWYRAPEILIANTRYTKGIDMWSLGCIFGEMLATKPLFPGSSTVNQVEKILSMLPSPTAEDITSITSGFGSSLLKNIPSIPKKSLNDVLKDAPDDGLDLISKLLILNPTKRLTAVECLKHPYVAKFHNPDSEPSLKIDIIPPLSDNVQLSVDDYRNKLYELMTERSMSINNKPPTPRINHPPEIKSTTSSSISRTPSPKMVQSSLTTSNLYTCYRNNNQNHIITTKSSTNLNRSIKSKLPVQVTVTEEKFKDPKFIKNSQRLTSNSITKTYIKSCFIEKNRPVTTNQQQKINETSKNNYFTNNNNYEKLNGKIDGDNTIMGCFGDNNSGSTKIIRTNSQSSIRLRKSNSTNYSTTQKHFNTYNQNHGIISASL; this is translated from the exons aaTCACGGACatactacaaataaaaactttccaaCCCAGATCAGAACGAATTGTTGCATCAAATGTAATATTAGCTCcagtaaacttatttttatgttgttttggatataaaaagcagaaaaaaaattacttaaaatgcACCTCATTCAAACTACGCAAAGCtgaaatcattcaaaataaaaaaactcagg gtgattcattaaatttaaagttagtcaaaatgccagataaacagaataataaaacaaaaatggataaaatgtCGGAAATTGATGAACATATACAAAAACGATTTGATATACGACGGCGATTGGGTAAGGGCGCTTATGGTATTGTATGGAAAGCTgttgatcgaaaaacaaaacgTGTGGTTgcaattaaaaagatttttgatgCGTTCCGTAATCAAATTGATTCGCAACGTACATTTCGtgaaattatgtttttacaGGCGTTCACCGAACatccaaatattattaaattgtatagtattcaCAG GGCTGGTAATAATCGTGATATATATTTAGGTTTTGAGTATATGGAAACAGATTtacataatgtaattaaaaagcAACATTTGCTAAAAGATATTCATATGAGATATATTATGTATCAACTATTCAAAGCCATCAAATATATACATTCGGGCAATGTAATTCATCGAGACTTAAAAcctagtaatattttattaaatagtgcTTGCCA ctGCAAAATTGCTGATTTTGGATTAGCACGCTCCGTGTCATCAACCTCAGACAGTCCAAACTCAGATCCACGTCTCACGGATTACGTTGCAACACGATGGTATCGTGCACCCGAAATTTTAATAGCCAATACAAGGTATACAAAAGGAATTGATATGTGGTCGTTAGGTTGTATATTTGGTGAAATGCTTGCGACAAAACCATTGTTTCCTGGATCGTCAACAGTCAATcaagtagaaaaaatattatcaatgttACCAAGTCCAACTGCCGAAG aTATTACCAGCATTACTTCAGGGTTTGGATcatcattgttaaaaaatataccaaGTATTCCTAAAAAATCACTAAATGATGTATTAAAAGATGCTCCAGATGATGGATTagatttaatatcaaaattgttgatATTAAATCCTACCAAAAGATTAACTGCGGTTGAATGTTTAAAGCATCCTTATGTTGCAAA atttCATAATCCAGATAGTGAACCCtctttgaaaattgatataattcCACCATTATCAGATAATGTACAATTATCTGTAGATGATTATCGAAATAAACTATACGAATTAATGACTGAACGTTCAATGTCAATTAACAATAAACCACCTACTCCTAGAATTAATCATCCACCGGAAATTAAATCAACTACCTCAAGTAGCATATCACGTACACCTTCACCAAAAATGGTACAATCATCACTGACAACATCCAACTTATACACATGTTATCGTAACAATAACCAAAATCACATTATTACAACGAAATCTAGTACAAATTTAAATCGATCAATAAAATCGAAACTACCCGTACAAGTTACAGTAACTgaagaaaaattcaaagatccaaaatttataaaaaattcacaacGATTAACATCAAATTCCATAACAAAAACTTacattaaaagttgttttattgaaaagaaTCGTCCGGTTACTacaaatcaacaacaaaaaattaatgagacatcaaaaaataattattttacaaataataacaattatgaaaaattaaatggaaaaattgatgGTGATAATACGATTATGGGATGTTTCGGAGACAATAATTCAGgaagtacaaaaataattcgaacAAATTCACAATCGTCGATTCGATTACGTAAAAGTAATTCAACGAATTATTCAACaacacaaaaacattttaatacgtATAATCAAAATCATGGAATTATATCAGCTAGT ttataa